A portion of the Polaribacter cellanae genome contains these proteins:
- a CDS encoding M56 family metallopeptidase: MIIYLLKSATCLALLLFFYHFVLEKEKMHNFNRFYLLGSVLFSFLAPLITFTTYVKSIVNTVPTTMEDSFFVENTTPILIEERIDYSQIILGIYLFICAILLYRFVRNLYKIIKKIHENEKVKQGKATLVLVEDKILPHTFWNFIFINKTDYKNGKIEAELFTHELTHVTQKHTFDVLFIELLQAVFWVNPLFIFLKKAIQLNHEFLADEKVINQYKNPFQYQHLLLNKAAWNNEYYLASNLNYSLTKKRLEMMTTKSSHTKILLKKLAVIPLIAGFIFLFAERVEAQEKQDNIETVHEQPNNQEKLSDSEIYKKYVYKNLRIIRKDKNGNKISKTYDELSAIEKTRLTPPPPLKLKKIVPSPKQFEALKDKTKYAVWIDGKIVDNSVLNNYKHTDFARYSNGHVYKNARSKRFPQENQANLETTKYFEAQNKKRVEKFQKYLKDEYNVEEIVETPKKKEYIDSPIPTNKSSKQSIGTVTNIQLKIKDVNALKISYPNSDSIKFNANWFITIDNNRYYYTFDKNERIARYYKNGKLVNLDIEREYNKKHTNFEKLKNTGKHYVFKSEKDKKIIDREFSDLGGMYFRMNRAQKNSVSYPDNPVKPYVKLRKGDKVWYKKRSELTKEDKLLIPPPPPNPKASKEDILKAKKAYTN; encoded by the coding sequence ATGATTATTTACCTCTTAAAATCGGCAACTTGTTTAGCACTTTTGTTATTTTTCTATCATTTTGTGTTGGAAAAAGAAAAAATGCACAACTTTAATCGTTTCTATTTATTAGGAAGTGTTTTGTTTTCGTTTTTAGCGCCGTTAATAACCTTTACAACCTATGTAAAATCAATTGTAAATACAGTTCCAACAACCATGGAAGATTCTTTCTTTGTGGAAAACACCACCCCAATACTTATTGAAGAAAGGATCGATTACTCTCAAATAATTTTGGGAATCTACCTTTTTATTTGTGCGATTCTGCTATACAGATTTGTACGAAATTTGTATAAAATTATAAAGAAAATTCATGAAAATGAAAAGGTAAAACAAGGAAAAGCAACCTTGGTATTAGTAGAAGATAAAATACTACCACACACATTTTGGAATTTTATTTTCATTAACAAAACAGACTATAAAAACGGAAAAATAGAAGCAGAATTATTTACACACGAATTAACACACGTAACACAAAAACACACGTTTGATGTTTTATTTATAGAACTTTTACAAGCTGTTTTTTGGGTAAATCCGTTGTTTATTTTCTTAAAAAAAGCAATCCAATTAAACCATGAATTTTTAGCCGACGAAAAGGTTATCAATCAATATAAAAACCCATTCCAATACCAGCATTTATTATTAAATAAAGCTGCTTGGAACAACGAATATTACTTGGCCAGTAATTTGAATTATTCACTCACAAAAAAAAGATTAGAAATGATGACTACAAAAAGTTCCCACACCAAAATCTTGCTAAAAAAACTGGCGGTAATTCCGTTAATTGCAGGATTTATTTTCCTCTTTGCAGAAAGAGTTGAAGCGCAAGAAAAGCAAGATAATATTGAAACTGTCCATGAACAGCCAAATAATCAAGAAAAACTATCTGATTCAGAAATTTACAAAAAATACGTTTATAAAAATCTAAGAATTATACGTAAGGATAAAAATGGAAATAAAATTAGTAAAACTTACGATGAATTAAGCGCTATTGAAAAAACACGTTTAACACCTCCTCCACCTTTAAAATTGAAGAAAATTGTTCCCTCTCCAAAACAATTTGAAGCTTTAAAAGATAAAACCAAATATGCAGTTTGGATTGATGGGAAAATTGTTGATAATTCAGTATTAAACAATTATAAGCATACAGATTTTGCGAGATACTCCAATGGTCATGTATATAAAAATGCAAGAAGTAAACGTTTTCCTCAAGAAAATCAAGCAAACTTAGAAACCACAAAATATTTTGAAGCTCAAAATAAAAAGAGAGTAGAAAAATTTCAAAAATATTTAAAAGACGAATACAATGTTGAAGAAATAGTAGAAACACCCAAAAAGAAAGAATACATAGATTCTCCAATTCCAACCAATAAATCTTCTAAGCAGAGTATAGGAACAGTTACAAATATTCAATTAAAAATAAAAGATGTAAATGCTTTAAAAATTAGTTATCCAAATAGTGATTCTATTAAATTTAACGCAAACTGGTTTATAACAATCGATAATAATAGATACTACTACACTTTTGATAAAAATGAAAGAATTGCAAGATATTATAAAAACGGAAAATTAGTAAATCTTGATATTGAAAGAGAATACAATAAAAAACATACTAATTTTGAGAAACTAAAAAATACAGGAAAACATTATGTTTTTAAGTCTGAGAAAGACAAAAAAATTATAGACAGAGAATTCTCAGATTTAGGTGGAATGTATTTTAGAATGAATCGTGCACAAAAAAATAGTGTTTCTTATCCTGACAACCCTGTAAAACCATATGTAAAATTGCGTAAAGGAGATAAAGTTTGGTACAAAAAACGTAGCGAATTAACAAAAGAAGATAAATTATTAATCCCACCTCCACCACCAAATCCAAAAGCTTCAAAAGAAGATATTTTAAAAGCAAAAAAGGCTTATACTAATTGA
- a CDS encoding BlaI/MecI/CopY family transcriptional regulator, with the protein MQLSKTEEQLMQYLWKRKKAFLKDLLEDYPEPKPATTTVATLLKRIADKGFINYKLFGKSREYYPIIKKTDYFSNHVNGLIKNFFNDSASQFASFFTKETNLSTDELEELKKVIDSQIKKQQK; encoded by the coding sequence ATGCAATTATCTAAAACCGAAGAACAATTAATGCAGTATTTATGGAAACGTAAAAAAGCATTTTTAAAAGATTTATTAGAAGATTATCCAGAACCAAAACCAGCAACAACAACAGTGGCTACTTTGTTAAAAAGAATTGCTGATAAAGGTTTTATCAACTATAAATTATTCGGAAAATCACGAGAATATTATCCGATTATTAAAAAGACAGACTATTTTTCGAACCACGTAAATGGGTTGATTAAAAATTTCTTTAACGATTCTGCGAGTCAGTTTGCGTCATTTTTCACAAAGGAAACCAACCTTTCTACAGACGAGTTAGAGGAATTAAAAAAGGTAATTGACAGTCAAATTAAAAAGCAACAAAAATGA
- a CDS encoding OmpA family protein — MKKLLLGTLLFGSMFQTNAQDFNQWSIDVGVGVHTPVFPLASGYNPEIKQPDFWQTNLGVRYMFNEKFGLRLDLGYNKFTEGKNSKPFESNYYRASLEGVVNAGNILNFKSWTNRFNLLLHGGAGFSRLYPKSPVDASRDQVINVMAGITPQVKLTDRVSLFFDVSAIGHFYQQRTFDGTATIKRRGLTGGIFNYSAGLNIALGNHEKHADWYYEDVMEANELEEIQNRLQQAEDKIAELKKKNTDFDKNKLMSELDRRYNKANTNNNATNTVANKDFVKELFNNGYVNVYFDVNKTTIQKGSHNAINYLKLYMKQNSSVNAELIGYADETGLDGYNTALSAKRAKKVYDILVAAGIDASRLSYKGNGEDTSVSKDARQLARRVTFFIK, encoded by the coding sequence ATGAAAAAATTATTACTAGGAACTCTTTTATTTGGTTCCATGTTTCAAACAAATGCACAAGACTTTAACCAATGGTCTATAGACGTAGGAGTTGGTGTTCACACCCCTGTATTTCCTTTAGCTTCAGGTTATAATCCAGAAATTAAACAGCCAGATTTTTGGCAAACCAACTTAGGTGTAAGATATATGTTTAACGAAAAATTTGGTCTTCGTTTAGATTTAGGTTACAATAAGTTTACAGAAGGTAAAAACAGTAAGCCTTTCGAATCTAATTATTACAGAGCCTCTTTAGAAGGTGTTGTAAATGCTGGAAATATTTTAAACTTTAAAAGCTGGACAAATCGTTTTAATCTTTTATTACATGGTGGAGCTGGTTTTTCTAGATTATACCCAAAATCGCCTGTAGATGCGAGTCGCGATCAAGTAATTAATGTAATGGCTGGTATTACACCTCAAGTTAAATTAACAGATAGAGTTTCTTTATTTTTCGACGTATCTGCAATTGGGCATTTTTACCAACAACGTACTTTCGATGGAACAGCAACTATTAAGAGAAGAGGGTTAACAGGTGGTATTTTTAATTATTCTGCTGGTTTAAATATTGCTTTAGGTAACCACGAAAAGCACGCAGATTGGTATTACGAAGATGTTATGGAAGCAAACGAATTAGAAGAAATTCAAAATCGTTTGCAACAAGCAGAAGATAAAATTGCTGAGTTGAAAAAGAAAAATACTGACTTTGATAAAAACAAATTAATGTCGGAATTAGATCGCAGATACAACAAAGCAAACACAAACAATAACGCTACAAATACTGTTGCAAATAAAGATTTCGTTAAGGAGTTATTTAACAATGGTTATGTAAATGTTTATTTCGATGTAAACAAAACAACAATCCAAAAAGGATCTCATAATGCTATTAATTATCTAAAATTATATATGAAACAAAATTCGTCTGTAAATGCAGAATTAATAGGTTATGCAGATGAAACTGGACTTGATGGATACAACACTGCTTTGTCTGCAAAAAGAGCTAAAAAAGTCTACGACATTTTAGTTGCTGCAGGAATAGATGCTAGCAGATTATCTTATAAAGGTAATGGCGAAGATACAAGTGTTTCCAAAGATGCTAGACAATTAGCTAGAAGAGTAACATTTTTTATCAAATAA
- a CDS encoding peptidylprolyl isomerase produces MKNKLILLVGILLFASCATKKFKEKWMQKEAPATFKARFETTQGNFDIEATREWSPKGVDRLYQLIKYGYYNDVAIYRVVPNFVAQFGIHNDSLINKSWQKGVEDEPVIRKNDSMTISFARGGVNTRSNQIFINLKENHRLDKLAYSGVTGFPVVAKVIAGQENVLKFYDGYGDKLGRQQGKINKLGNAFLREKYPKVDYILKAYILKK; encoded by the coding sequence ATGAAAAATAAATTAATTTTATTAGTAGGAATCCTCCTTTTTGCATCTTGTGCAACAAAAAAGTTCAAAGAAAAATGGATGCAAAAAGAAGCACCAGCAACTTTTAAAGCAAGATTTGAAACCACACAAGGTAATTTCGATATTGAAGCAACTAGAGAATGGTCTCCAAAAGGTGTGGATCGTTTGTATCAATTAATTAAATATGGCTATTATAACGATGTTGCAATTTATAGAGTCGTACCAAATTTTGTGGCTCAATTTGGAATTCATAACGATTCTTTAATTAATAAAAGTTGGCAAAAAGGAGTTGAAGATGAACCAGTAATAAGAAAAAACGATTCTATGACTATTTCTTTTGCTAGAGGAGGAGTAAATACGAGGTCGAATCAAATTTTTATAAATTTAAAAGAAAATCATCGTTTGGATAAGTTGGCATATTCTGGAGTTACAGGTTTTCCTGTGGTTGCAAAAGTAATTGCTGGCCAAGAAAATGTTTTAAAGTTTTATGATGGTTATGGAGATAAATTAGGAAGACAACAAGGTAAAATTAATAAATTGGGGAATGCTTTTTTAAGAGAAAAATATCCAAAGGTAGATTATATTTTAAAAGCTTATATATTAAAGAAATGA
- a CDS encoding DUF2490 domain-containing protein produces MKSFLTLLVTFFIGFSLFGQSDFNLGFLPKVVVGKKLSDQTKWVNSIESRTIVYDEDYQFSHSLVDVSSILSFKINTNQSVNFGYIIRFEDSEIIHRTFQHYNIVSSFSSLKLGHRFAFEQFYQTQKQTTFRTRYRVSLEKPLNGERVDVSEFYIKIGNEYLYDFDEDDLEIRFTPYLGYQATKKDKVEFGLDYRLSTFIHNQTENRLWIRATWYISL; encoded by the coding sequence ATGAAATCATTTCTAACACTTTTAGTTACTTTTTTTATTGGATTTTCACTTTTTGGACAATCAGATTTTAATTTGGGTTTTTTACCAAAAGTTGTAGTGGGAAAAAAGCTATCAGACCAAACAAAATGGGTAAATAGTATTGAGTCTAGAACTATAGTTTATGATGAAGATTATCAGTTTTCTCATAGTTTGGTAGATGTTTCTTCCATTTTATCATTCAAAATAAACACCAATCAATCTGTAAATTTTGGATATATTATTCGTTTCGAAGATTCAGAGATTATCCACAGAACTTTTCAGCATTACAATATTGTCAGTTCTTTTTCATCCTTGAAATTAGGACATCGTTTTGCTTTTGAACAGTTTTATCAAACTCAAAAACAAACCACTTTTAGAACACGTTACAGAGTGAGCCTAGAAAAACCTTTAAATGGAGAACGAGTTGATGTAAGCGAATTTTATATAAAAATTGGTAACGAATATTTGTATGATTTTGATGAGGATGATTTGGAAATTCGATTTACGCCTTATTTAGGTTATCAAGCCACTAAAAAAGACAAAGTAGAATTTGGGTTGGATTATAGATTAAGTACTTTTATACATAATCAAACCGAAAACCGACTTTGGATTCGTGCAACTTGGTATATTTCTTTATAA
- a CDS encoding M1 family metallopeptidase has protein sequence MKKIILIFFLFLGFSSAKAQGLLSERSKYTKQDTLRGSITPERIWWDLTYYHLDVEVKPDDKFISGKNTIKYTVLKENQTLQVDLQAPLSITKVTQDGKELKVIHDGNAHFVKLIKKQEIGNKESIVVYYEGNPKEAIRAPWDGGFSWKKDKNGKHFVATSCQGLGASVWWPCKDHMYDEVENMRISVTVPKNLMDISNGRLESVVDNGTTKTYNWYVNNPINNYGVNVNIGDYAHFSEVFKGEKGDLDMDYYVLKYNLEKAKEHFKDAPKMMKAFEHWFGPYPFYEDGFKLVEVPYLGMEHQSSVTYGNKYKKGYLGRDLSGTGWGLKFDFIIIHESGHEWFANNITNKDIADMWIHESFTNYSENLFLDYYYGKKAASEYVIGTRKAIENKATIIGTYNVNKEGSGDMYYKGGNLLHTLRQLVNNDEKWRMILRKMNKVFYHQTVTTQQIESFLSKETSMDLTPFFNQYLRDIRIPTLEYSIKNNTLSYRWTNVVDGFEMPLRIFIDDEPKWIYPASEKKELPLSSQQKQQFEVDKNFYVEVENNLKK, from the coding sequence ATGAAAAAAATAATTTTAATTTTCTTTCTTTTCTTAGGATTTTCATCCGCAAAAGCACAAGGTTTACTTAGCGAGAGAAGCAAATACACAAAACAAGATACACTTAGAGGATCTATAACTCCAGAAAGAATTTGGTGGGATTTAACCTATTATCATTTAGATGTAGAAGTAAAACCCGATGATAAATTTATTTCAGGAAAAAATACGATTAAATACACTGTTTTAAAAGAAAATCAAACTTTACAGGTCGATTTGCAAGCACCCTTATCCATTACAAAAGTTACTCAAGATGGCAAAGAGTTGAAAGTAATTCACGATGGAAATGCACATTTTGTAAAACTGATAAAGAAGCAGGAAATAGGCAACAAAGAAAGTATTGTTGTTTATTACGAAGGAAATCCGAAAGAAGCCATTAGAGCTCCTTGGGATGGAGGTTTTTCTTGGAAAAAAGATAAAAATGGAAAGCATTTTGTGGCGACTTCTTGCCAAGGTTTGGGCGCAAGCGTTTGGTGGCCTTGTAAAGATCATATGTATGACGAAGTAGAAAACATGCGAATTAGTGTTACTGTTCCAAAAAATTTAATGGATATTTCTAATGGTAGATTGGAAAGTGTGGTTGATAATGGCACAACAAAAACCTACAATTGGTATGTAAACAATCCTATAAATAATTATGGAGTAAACGTAAATATTGGCGATTATGCACATTTTTCTGAAGTTTTTAAAGGAGAAAAAGGAGATTTAGATATGGATTATTATGTCTTAAAATACAATTTAGAAAAAGCCAAAGAGCATTTTAAAGATGCGCCAAAAATGATGAAAGCTTTCGAACACTGGTTTGGTCCTTATCCTTTTTACGAAGATGGGTTTAAATTAGTAGAAGTTCCTTACTTAGGAATGGAACACCAAAGTTCTGTTACGTATGGAAATAAATACAAAAAAGGGTATTTAGGAAGAGATTTATCGGGAACAGGTTGGGGTTTAAAATTCGATTTTATTATCATTCACGAATCTGGCCACGAGTGGTTTGCAAACAATATTACAAACAAAGATATTGCAGATATGTGGATACATGAGAGCTTTACCAACTATTCCGAAAATTTATTTTTAGATTATTATTATGGTAAAAAAGCAGCATCTGAGTACGTTATAGGTACTAGAAAAGCCATTGAAAATAAAGCAACAATTATTGGAACATACAATGTTAATAAAGAAGGTTCTGGAGATATGTACTACAAAGGAGGTAACTTATTACATACATTAAGACAGTTGGTAAATAACGATGAAAAATGGAGAATGATTTTAAGAAAAATGAACAAAGTTTTCTACCACCAAACAGTTACTACACAGCAAATAGAATCTTTTTTAAGCAAGGAAACAAGTATGGATTTAACACCTTTTTTCAATCAATATTTAAGAGATATAAGGATTCCTACATTAGAATATTCAATAAAAAATAATACTTTAAGTTATCGTTGGACAAATGTTGTAGATGGTTTTGAAATGCCTTTAAGAATTTTTATTGATGATGAACCAAAATGGATTTATCCAGCATCAGAAAAGAAAGAATTACCATTATCGTCTCAACAAAAACAACAATTTGAAGTTGATAAAAACTTTTATGTTGAAGTTGAAAATAATTTAAAAAAATAA
- a CDS encoding S9 family peptidase: MKPNLQANFICSFLIIFAFSALKAQENQKQFTVAEYEAAAKFMDRSLYRKVYNQVYGVSFAKKNKLIYTTNTKEGNRFVLADARKKTKKDAFDHQKLAKVLSEKMNFNITENSLPIYNVSFSKDMKKVHFTVTKQKYAYNLKNNSIEEIEKDTKQVNRNEHISPNRKLAAYIDHYNLWIRNLETNKKTQITFDGKEDYGYATNNAGWIKSDGAVLKWSPNSDKIATFQQDARGVGMMYLTSTNVGHPKLEAWKHPLPGDKKIFTIERVIIHLGKKPKMVRLKMKPDFQRGTTTDHIADWNNELLDAQWNKEGTKFAFVSGSRDHKIAHLQIADANSGKVISIHKEEVDTYYESGVNAENWKVLFGSNEFIWYSEKTNWGHIYLYDLATKKLKNQITSGDWLVKQVKHIDEKNRQIYFTAGGKEEGNPYHNYYYKVNFDGTNLTNLTPSKGTHSVTFSDDYSMLVDTYSTTTTPPVSVLRNGNGKKIMDLEAADISELKANNWQEPIEFSVKARDKKTDLYGVMFLPSNYDESKKYPVLNYIYPGPQSGSVGYYGFRPVWRDFQAVAELGFAVVAVDAMGTPMRSKSFHDAYYGNMGDNGLPDNITAIKQLAQKYKGMDIERVGIWGHSGGGFASTRAVFEYPEFYDVAVSGAGNHDNRNYEADWGEKWQGLLEEGTLEGKADKTTNYDNQANQLIAKNLKGKLLITHGSMDNNVPPSNTMLVVEALIKANKDFDMILFPNKRHGYGDMTKYMTRKRWDYFVTHLLNAKPAEGFKLK, encoded by the coding sequence ATGAAACCAAATTTACAAGCAAATTTTATATGTAGCTTTCTTATCATATTTGCATTCAGCGCATTAAAAGCTCAAGAAAATCAAAAACAATTTACTGTTGCAGAATACGAAGCAGCCGCAAAATTTATGGACAGGAGTTTGTACAGAAAAGTATACAATCAAGTTTATGGAGTTTCCTTTGCCAAAAAAAATAAATTAATATACACCACAAACACAAAAGAAGGCAATAGGTTTGTTTTGGCAGATGCCAGAAAAAAAACTAAAAAAGACGCATTTGATCATCAAAAATTAGCAAAAGTCTTATCTGAAAAAATGAACTTTAATATTACAGAAAATTCGTTACCTATATATAACGTGTCTTTTTCTAAAGACATGAAAAAAGTACATTTTACTGTTACTAAGCAAAAATATGCTTACAATTTAAAAAATAATTCCATTGAAGAAATTGAAAAAGACACAAAACAAGTAAACAGAAACGAGCATATTTCTCCAAATAGAAAATTAGCAGCTTATATAGATCATTACAACCTTTGGATTCGTAATTTAGAAACCAATAAAAAAACGCAAATTACTTTCGATGGAAAAGAAGATTATGGATATGCAACCAACAATGCTGGCTGGATAAAAAGTGATGGAGCTGTCTTAAAATGGTCGCCAAATTCCGATAAAATTGCTACGTTTCAACAAGATGCAAGAGGTGTTGGTATGATGTATTTAACATCTACAAATGTTGGGCACCCTAAATTAGAAGCTTGGAAACATCCACTTCCAGGAGATAAGAAAATATTTACAATCGAAAGAGTAATTATTCACTTAGGAAAAAAACCAAAAATGGTTCGTTTAAAAATGAAACCAGATTTCCAAAGAGGAACCACAACAGACCATATTGCAGATTGGAATAACGAATTATTAGACGCACAATGGAATAAAGAAGGAACTAAATTTGCCTTTGTTTCTGGTTCTAGAGATCATAAAATAGCGCATTTACAAATTGCAGATGCAAATTCTGGAAAAGTAATCTCTATCCATAAAGAAGAAGTCGATACCTACTACGAATCTGGCGTAAACGCGGAAAATTGGAAAGTTTTATTCGGTTCTAACGAATTTATTTGGTATTCAGAAAAAACAAATTGGGGCCATATATATTTATATGATTTAGCTACAAAAAAATTAAAAAACCAAATTACCTCTGGAGATTGGCTTGTAAAACAAGTAAAACATATTGATGAAAAAAATAGACAAATCTATTTTACAGCTGGCGGAAAAGAAGAAGGAAATCCCTACCACAATTACTATTACAAAGTAAATTTCGATGGAACAAATCTTACCAACTTAACACCATCTAAAGGAACACATTCTGTTACTTTTTCTGATGATTATTCTATGTTGGTAGACACCTATTCTACAACTACAACTCCACCTGTTTCTGTCTTAAGAAATGGAAATGGAAAAAAAATAATGGATTTAGAAGCTGCAGATATTTCTGAATTAAAAGCCAATAATTGGCAAGAACCAATTGAATTTTCTGTAAAAGCAAGAGACAAAAAAACAGATCTTTATGGAGTTATGTTTTTACCTAGTAATTACGACGAATCTAAAAAATACCCTGTTTTAAATTACATTTATCCAGGACCACAATCTGGAAGTGTAGGTTATTATGGTTTTAGGCCTGTTTGGAGAGATTTCCAAGCAGTTGCAGAACTCGGTTTCGCTGTTGTTGCAGTAGATGCAATGGGTACTCCAATGCGTTCTAAATCTTTTCATGATGCTTATTATGGAAACATGGGCGATAATGGTTTGCCAGATAATATTACTGCTATTAAACAATTAGCGCAAAAATATAAAGGAATGGATATCGAACGTGTTGGAATTTGGGGGCATTCAGGAGGTGGTTTCGCTTCTACAAGAGCTGTTTTTGAGTATCCAGAATTTTATGATGTAGCAGTTTCTGGTGCAGGAAACCACGATAATAGAAATTACGAAGCAGATTGGGGCGAAAAATGGCAAGGACTTTTAGAGGAAGGAACTTTGGAAGGGAAAGCAGATAAAACCACAAATTACGACAATCAAGCAAATCAATTAATTGCGAAAAATTTAAAAGGAAAATTATTAATAACCCATGGTTCTATGGATAATAATGTGCCTCCATCTAACACAATGTTGGTAGTAGAAGCCTTAATTAAAGCGAATAAAGATTTCGATATGATTTTGTTTCCAAACAAAAGACATGGTTATGGAGATATGACAAAATATATGACCAGAAAACGTTGGGATTACTTCGTAACTCATCTTTTAAACGCAAAACCAGCTGAAGGTTTTAAACTGAAATAA
- a CDS encoding dipeptidase, whose product MSAINSYIKNNKQRFLDELIDLLKIPSISADKAYKKDVLNTADFVLESLKKAGCDHVEMCETPGYPIIYGEKIIDKNLPTVLVYGHYDVQPADPIDLWHSPPFEPVIKKTSIHPEGAIFARGSCDDKGQMYMHVKALEYMTSTGNLPCNVKFMIEGEEEIGSESLAWFVPRNKEKLANDVILISDTGMIANDIPSITTGLRGLSYVEVEVTGPNRDLHSGLYGGAVANPINILTKMIASLHDENNHITIPGFYDKVEDLSSEERAEMAKAPFSLEDYKKSIAIGDVYGEKGYSTNERNSIRPTLDVNGIWGGYIGEGAKTVIASKAFAKISMRLVPNQDWREITQLFKKHFESIAPNAVTVNVTPHHGGQGYVTPIDNIAYKAASKAYKATFGKTPIPQRSGGSIPIVSLFEQELKSKTILMGFGLNSDAIHSPNEHFGVWNYLKGIETIPYFYKYFTDLSLNKKETL is encoded by the coding sequence ATGAGTGCTATAAATTCTTATATAAAAAATAACAAACAACGCTTTTTAGACGAATTAATCGATTTATTAAAAATTCCTTCAATTAGTGCAGACAAAGCATACAAAAAAGATGTTTTAAATACAGCCGATTTTGTTTTAGAAAGTTTAAAAAAAGCAGGTTGCGACCATGTAGAAATGTGCGAAACACCTGGTTACCCTATTATTTATGGAGAAAAAATTATCGACAAAAATTTGCCCACAGTTTTAGTGTATGGCCATTATGATGTGCAACCAGCAGATCCTATCGATTTATGGCATTCTCCACCTTTCGAACCCGTAATTAAAAAAACCAGTATTCATCCAGAAGGAGCGATTTTTGCAAGAGGTTCTTGCGACGATAAAGGGCAAATGTATATGCATGTAAAAGCCTTAGAATATATGACTTCCACAGGAAATTTACCTTGCAACGTAAAATTTATGATAGAGGGTGAAGAAGAAATAGGTTCAGAAAGTTTGGCTTGGTTTGTTCCAAGAAATAAAGAAAAATTAGCCAACGATGTTATTTTAATTTCAGACACTGGCATGATTGCCAACGATATTCCATCTATAACCACAGGTTTGCGTGGTTTAAGTTATGTGGAAGTAGAAGTTACTGGGCCAAATAGAGATTTACATTCTGGTTTGTATGGTGGTGCAGTTGCAAATCCTATTAATATTCTAACCAAAATGATTGCTTCACTTCACGATGAAAATAATCACATTACAATCCCTGGTTTTTATGATAAAGTGGAAGATTTATCATCAGAAGAAAGAGCAGAAATGGCAAAAGCTCCATTCTCTTTAGAAGATTATAAAAAATCGATTGCTATTGGCGATGTTTATGGTGAAAAAGGATATTCTACAAACGAACGAAACTCCATTAGGCCTACTTTAGATGTAAATGGAATTTGGGGAGGTTACATTGGTGAAGGTGCAAAAACAGTAATTGCAAGTAAAGCTTTTGCTAAAATTTCGATGCGATTAGTTCCTAATCAAGATTGGAGAGAAATTACCCAATTATTCAAAAAACATTTTGAGAGTATTGCACCTAATGCAGTTACTGTAAATGTAACTCCACATCATGGAGGGCAAGGTTATGTAACTCCAATAGATAATATCGCATACAAAGCTGCTAGTAAAGCTTATAAAGCCACTTTTGGTAAAACACCAATTCCACAAAGAAGTGGAGGAAGCATACCCATTGTTTCACTTTTCGAACAAGAGTTAAAAAGTAAAACTATTTTAATGGGCTTTGGTTTAAATTCGGATGCCATTCATTCTCCAAACGAACATTTTGGCGTGTGGAATTACCTAAAAGGAATTGAAACCATTCCTTATTTTTATAAATATTTTACAGATTTATCTCTCAATAAAAAAGAAACTTTATGA